A genomic window from Nicotiana sylvestris chromosome 11, ASM39365v2, whole genome shotgun sequence includes:
- the LOC104217487 gene encoding OVARIAN TUMOR DOMAIN-containing deubiquitinating enzyme 12-like isoform X1, with the protein MITSEQDPDVVRWGLQLFDSDPYSNYAYSGVIPHNSVDYYQDHYFKDDHFNAGSSNEENHNFSAQRLQEELSQLSVAEPPSNLHPMVEHTQTHFYPQDWFSQPMGHYIIGEDNCDEEETSNGPSTSCSSPGEESYTGEDWSYSLELMDEYDLDGEVGKRLNQMIPIPHIPRINGEIPSIDEATLDHQRLLDRLQVYELVEFKVQGDGNCQFRALSDQFYRTPEHHKFVRQQVVNQLKSCPEMYDGYVPMAYHDYLKKMSKDGEWGDHVTLQAASDSYGVKILVITSFRDTCYIEILPTIQKSERVIFLSFWAEVHYNSIYPERDITAIEMKKKYLAISDEQLESQDGYS; encoded by the exons ATGATTACGAGCGAGCAAGATCCGGATGTTGTCCGATGGGGTCTCCAGTTGTTTGACAGTGATCCCTATTCTAACTATGCCTATAGTGGTGTCATACCCCATAACAGTGTAGATTACTATCAGGACCATTACTTCAAGGATGATCATTTTAATGCGGGATCTAGCAATGAGGAAAATCACAACTTCAGTGCACAGCGCCTCCAGGAAGAACTGTCTCAACTTTCAGTCGCTGAACCTCCCTCAAATCTCCATCCAATGGTAGAACATACACAAACGCATTTTTATCCACAAGACTGGTTTAGTCAACCTATGGGACACTACATTATTG GAGAAGACAATTGTGATGAAGAAGAAACAAGTAATGGACCTTCCACTTCATGCTCTAGTCCAGGAGAAGAGTCATACACAGGAGAAGATTGGTCGTATTCACTTGAATTGATGGATGAATACGATCTTGATGGTGAAGTAGGGAAAAGATTGAACCAGATGATTCCAATTCCC CATATTCCCAGAATCAATGGTGAAATACCATCAATTGATGAGGCAACCTTAGATCATCAAAGACTTCTTGACAG ATTACAGGTCTATGAACTAGTCGAATTTAAAGTTCAAGGTGATGGTAATTGTCAG TTTCGTGCTTTGTCCGACCAATTTTACCGCACCCCTGAGCATCACAAATTTGTCAGACAGCAAGTTGTGAATCAG CTCAAGTCATGCCCAGAGATGTACGATGGATATGTTCCCATGGCCTATCATGATTACCTGAAGAAGATGTCAAA GGATGGGGAGTGGGGTGATCATGTAACTCTACAAGCAGCTTCAGATTCA TATGGTGTAAAAATATTGGTGATAACATCTTTCAGAGATACCTGCTACATTGAGATACTTCCCACCATTCAAAAGTCTGAACGAG TTATCTTCTTGAGCTTTTGGGCCGAGGTTCACTACAACTCAATATATCCTGAACGAG ATATCACAGCTATTGAGATGAAAAAGAAGTACTTAGCCATTTCAGATGAACAATTAGAATCTCAAGATGGTTACAGTTGA
- the LOC104217487 gene encoding OVARIAN TUMOR DOMAIN-containing deubiquitinating enzyme 12-like isoform X2: MITSEQDPDVVRWGLQLFDSDPYSNYAYSGVIPHNSVDYYQDHYFKDDHFNAGSSNEENHNFSAQRLQEELSQLSVAEPPSNLHPMVEHTQTHFYPQDWFSQPMGHYIIGEDNCDEEETSNGPSTSCSSPGEESYTGEDWSYSLELMDEYDLDGEVGKRLNQMIPIPHIPRINGEIPSIDEATLDHQRLLDRLQVYELVEFKVQGDGNCQFRALSDQFYRTPEHHKFVRQQVVNQLKSCPEMYDGYVPMAYHDYLKKMSKDGEWGDHVTLQAASDSLSS; the protein is encoded by the exons ATGATTACGAGCGAGCAAGATCCGGATGTTGTCCGATGGGGTCTCCAGTTGTTTGACAGTGATCCCTATTCTAACTATGCCTATAGTGGTGTCATACCCCATAACAGTGTAGATTACTATCAGGACCATTACTTCAAGGATGATCATTTTAATGCGGGATCTAGCAATGAGGAAAATCACAACTTCAGTGCACAGCGCCTCCAGGAAGAACTGTCTCAACTTTCAGTCGCTGAACCTCCCTCAAATCTCCATCCAATGGTAGAACATACACAAACGCATTTTTATCCACAAGACTGGTTTAGTCAACCTATGGGACACTACATTATTG GAGAAGACAATTGTGATGAAGAAGAAACAAGTAATGGACCTTCCACTTCATGCTCTAGTCCAGGAGAAGAGTCATACACAGGAGAAGATTGGTCGTATTCACTTGAATTGATGGATGAATACGATCTTGATGGTGAAGTAGGGAAAAGATTGAACCAGATGATTCCAATTCCC CATATTCCCAGAATCAATGGTGAAATACCATCAATTGATGAGGCAACCTTAGATCATCAAAGACTTCTTGACAG ATTACAGGTCTATGAACTAGTCGAATTTAAAGTTCAAGGTGATGGTAATTGTCAG TTTCGTGCTTTGTCCGACCAATTTTACCGCACCCCTGAGCATCACAAATTTGTCAGACAGCAAGTTGTGAATCAG CTCAAGTCATGCCCAGAGATGTACGATGGATATGTTCCCATGGCCTATCATGATTACCTGAAGAAGATGTCAAA GGATGGGGAGTGGGGTGATCATGTAACTCTACAAGCAGCTTCAGATTCA TTATCTTCTTGA